A region of Candidatus Obscuribacter sp. DNA encodes the following proteins:
- a CDS encoding DDE-type integrase/transposase/recombinase — protein sequence MWSWDITKVRGPEKLVYFHLYVIIDIYSRYVVGWLVADRESGALAEALIQECCNRQKIEHNQLIIHSDRGAAMKSKPVSDLLEVLQVTKSLSRPRVSNDNPYSESQFKTLKYHPAFPDRFGCLEDSRIFCQSFFRWYNNVHYHSSLALLTPSTIHNQQSAVILEQRANVLQNAHALNPERFVKGIEAWSRQKSHSTLNSRALNQCARKSTRRKLLYFHSGVSFMLIQLTLDKLPKLHLTGMARALEQQQIDPNIHSLSFEDRIGLIVDAEEASRATVIACSIATGAHKDYWFYSE from the coding sequence GTGTGGAGCTGGGACATCACCAAAGTTCGAGGTCCTGAGAAATTAGTCTATTTCCACTTGTATGTCATTATCGATATTTACAGCCGTTATGTAGTTGGCTGGCTCGTTGCAGATAGAGAGTCTGGCGCATTAGCTGAAGCCCTAATTCAAGAGTGCTGTAATAGACAAAAGATAGAGCACAATCAGCTCATCATTCACTCTGATCGTGGTGCCGCTATGAAATCGAAGCCAGTTAGTGATCTATTGGAAGTGCTTCAGGTAACGAAGTCACTGAGCCGTCCACGAGTTAGCAATGACAATCCGTATTCAGAGTCTCAGTTTAAAACGCTCAAGTATCATCCAGCTTTTCCTGATAGATTTGGATGCCTAGAGGATTCAAGAATTTTCTGTCAGAGCTTCTTTCGCTGGTATAACAATGTGCACTACCACAGCTCTTTAGCCTTGTTGACTCCATCTACAATTCACAACCAGCAGTCAGCAGTCATTTTGGAGCAACGAGCAAACGTCCTCCAGAATGCTCATGCTCTTAATCCAGAGCGTTTCGTCAAAGGAATTGAAGCATGGTCTCGACAAAAAAGCCATTCAACTCTCAATTCCAGAGCTCTCAATCAATGCGCACGAAAATCTACGCGGCGCAAATTACTTTACTTCCACTCAGGAGTATCCTTCATGCTGATTCAACTAACACTAGATAAACTTCCGAAGCTGCACCTCACCGGAATGGCTCGGGCTCTAGAACAGCAGCAGATCGATCCAAACATTCACAGCCTGTCTTTCGAAGATCGAATTGGTCTGATCGTCGATGCAGAGGAGGCTAGCAGAGCTACCGTTATTGCTTGCTCAATTGCCACCGGCGCACATAAAGATTATTGGTTCTATTCTGAATAG